In uncultured Bacteroides sp., one genomic interval encodes:
- the tnpB gene encoding IS66 family insertion sequence element accessory protein TnpB (TnpB, as the term is used for proteins encoded by IS66 family insertion elements, is considered an accessory protein, since TnpC, encoded by a neighboring gene, is a DDE family transposase.), producing the protein MFGLTGNYNYYINQGSTDMRCGIDKLSYIVRTKMRKDPCSGDVFIFMSKSRKVVKILRAERNAFVLYEKRLTKERYLRPVYNEETGCYQMSWNSFVLLIQGVVRKELLMSST; encoded by the coding sequence ATGTTTGGTCTGACCGGTAACTATAATTATTATATCAATCAAGGTTCCACCGATATGCGGTGCGGTATTGATAAATTGTCCTACATTGTACGAACGAAAATGCGTAAAGATCCTTGTAGTGGCGATGTCTTTATCTTTATGTCGAAGAGCCGTAAGGTGGTAAAAATCCTGCGTGCTGAAAGAAATGCTTTTGTACTTTACGAAAAGCGTTTAACCAAAGAACGTTACTTACGTCCTGTTTATAATGAAGAAACAGGCTGTTATCAGATGAGTTGGAACAGTTTTGTGCTGTTGATTCAAGGCGTAGTGCGCAAAGAATTATTAATGTCTTCTACATGA